From Streptomyces asiaticus, one genomic window encodes:
- the kdpF gene encoding K(+)-transporting ATPase subunit F, with product MTAENVVGLIVAVALLGYLVLALIFPERF from the coding sequence GTGACCGCCGAAAACGTCGTCGGCCTGATCGTGGCCGTCGCCCTGCTGGGCTATCTCGTCCTCGCCCTGATCTTCCCGGAGAGGTTCTGA
- the kdpA gene encoding potassium-transporting ATPase subunit KdpA, with the protein MSPVLAGVLQLLALMGALALAYVPLGTYMARVYSSEKHLRVEKWIYKGIGANPDTEMRWTAYLRGVLAFSAAGVLFLYLLQRLQGGLPGSLGFSSIEPAQAFDTAASFVTNTNWQSYYGEQAMGHVVQTAGLAVQNFVSAAVGIAVAVALVRGFARSRTGELGNFWADLVRGTVRVLVPVAAVAAVVLVACGAIQNFSGIHEVGQFMGGSQAWNGGAVASQEAIKELGTNGGGYFNANSAHPFENPTPFTNLFEIFLILVIPLALTRTFGVMVGSVKQGYAILATMVTIWVGFVALMMWTEFAHHGPALQAAGGAMEGKETRFGVGGSALFGVSTTLTSTGAVDSFHSSFTGLGGGITMLGMMLGEIAPGGVGSGLYGMLIMAIIAVFIAGLMVGRTPEYLGKKIGPREIKLAACYILVTPALVLVFTAASMALPTPPNSMLNSGAHGFSEVLYAFTSASNNNGSAFAGLNANTDWYNTTTGLAMLLGRFVPMVFVLALAGSLAGQRPVPATAGTLRTEKPLFTGLLVGAILIITGLTYFPALALGPLAEGLA; encoded by the coding sequence ATGAGTCCCGTACTCGCCGGCGTGCTCCAGCTGCTCGCCCTCATGGGGGCGCTGGCGCTCGCCTATGTCCCCCTCGGCACCTACATGGCCAGGGTCTACTCCTCCGAGAAGCATCTGCGCGTGGAGAAGTGGATCTACAAGGGCATCGGTGCCAACCCCGACACCGAGATGCGCTGGACCGCGTATCTGCGCGGGGTGCTGGCCTTCTCGGCGGCCGGGGTGCTCTTCCTCTATCTGTTGCAGCGGCTCCAGGGCGGCCTGCCCGGCTCGCTGGGGTTCTCCTCGATCGAGCCCGCGCAGGCGTTCGACACGGCCGCGTCCTTCGTGACGAACACCAACTGGCAGTCGTACTACGGCGAGCAGGCCATGGGCCACGTCGTGCAGACCGCCGGTCTGGCCGTGCAGAACTTCGTGTCGGCGGCGGTGGGCATCGCCGTCGCGGTGGCGCTGGTGCGCGGCTTCGCGCGCTCGCGCACCGGTGAGCTCGGGAACTTCTGGGCCGATCTGGTGCGCGGCACGGTCCGCGTCCTGGTGCCGGTGGCGGCGGTCGCCGCCGTGGTGCTGGTCGCCTGCGGGGCGATCCAGAACTTCTCCGGCATTCACGAGGTCGGCCAGTTCATGGGCGGCTCGCAAGCGTGGAACGGCGGCGCCGTGGCCTCGCAGGAGGCCATCAAGGAGCTGGGCACCAACGGCGGCGGTTACTTCAACGCCAACAGCGCCCACCCGTTCGAGAACCCGACCCCGTTCACCAACCTCTTCGAGATCTTCCTGATCCTGGTCATCCCGCTGGCGCTGACCCGCACCTTCGGCGTCATGGTCGGCTCGGTCAAGCAGGGCTACGCGATCCTGGCGACCATGGTCACCATCTGGGTCGGCTTCGTCGCCCTGATGATGTGGACCGAGTTCGCCCACCACGGCCCGGCGCTCCAGGCCGCCGGTGGCGCGATGGAGGGCAAGGAGACCCGCTTCGGGGTCGGCGGCTCGGCGCTCTTCGGGGTGTCGACCACGCTCACCTCGACCGGAGCGGTGGACTCCTTCCACTCCTCCTTCACCGGCCTGGGCGGCGGCATCACCATGCTCGGCATGATGCTGGGCGAGATCGCGCCCGGCGGGGTGGGCTCCGGCCTCTACGGGATGCTGATCATGGCGATCATCGCGGTGTTCATCGCCGGGCTGATGGTCGGCCGTACGCCCGAGTATCTGGGCAAGAAGATCGGTCCCCGCGAGATCAAGCTGGCGGCCTGCTACATCCTGGTCACCCCGGCGCTGGTCCTGGTCTTCACCGCCGCCTCCATGGCCCTGCCGACGCCGCCGAACTCGATGCTCAACTCCGGTGCGCACGGCTTCTCCGAGGTGCTGTACGCCTTCACCTCCGCCTCGAACAACAACGGCTCGGCCTTCGCCGGCCTGAACGCGAACACCGACTGGTACAACACCACGACCGGGCTCGCGATGCTGCTCGGCCGCTTCGTGCCCATGGTCTTCGTGCTGGCACTCGCGGGCTCGCTCGCCGGGCAGCGGCCGGTACCGGCCACCGCGGGCACGCTGCGCACCGAGAAGCCGCTGTTCACCGGGTTGTTGGTGGGCGCGATCCTGATCATTACCGGTCTGACGTACTTCCCGGCGCTGGCGCTGGGGCCGCTGGCCGAGGGGCTGGCGTGA
- a CDS encoding potassium-transporting ATPase subunit C, translated as MNHSVTNTVRLFGAGLRALLMLTLVTGVIYPLLVTGVAQGLFHDKANGSEITAHGKVVGSSLIGQPYDLPLKKGQETPDPDLKWFQGRPANGLGSNSVNTQYKLLLSGATNLSADSKDLLQQVRDAKAAVVRNNSVPGYTVKPSQVPAEAVTSSGSGLDPDISPRYAEIQVHRVAARNGLSVGQVERLVKDKTEGRMVGFIGEPRVNVLELNVALKDLVARR; from the coding sequence ATGAACCACTCCGTCACGAACACCGTCCGGCTGTTCGGCGCCGGGCTGCGCGCCCTGCTGATGCTGACCCTGGTGACCGGCGTCATCTACCCGCTGCTGGTCACCGGCGTCGCCCAGGGGCTGTTCCACGACAAGGCGAACGGCTCCGAGATCACGGCGCACGGCAAGGTCGTCGGCTCCTCGCTGATCGGGCAGCCGTACGACCTGCCGCTGAAGAAGGGCCAGGAGACCCCGGACCCCGATCTGAAGTGGTTCCAGGGCCGCCCGGCGAACGGCCTCGGCAGCAACAGCGTCAACACCCAGTACAAGCTGCTGCTGTCCGGAGCCACCAACCTCTCCGCCGACAGCAAGGACCTCCTCCAGCAGGTCCGGGACGCCAAGGCCGCGGTCGTCAGGAACAACTCGGTGCCCGGCTACACCGTCAAGCCATCCCAGGTCCCCGCCGAGGCGGTGACATCCTCCGGCTCCGGTCTGGACCCGGACATCTCCCCGCGGTACGCGGAGATCCAGGTCCATCGGGTCGCGGCGCGGAACGGGCTGTCCGTCGGCCAGGTGGAGAGGCTGGTCAAGGACAAGACCGAGGGGCGCATGGTTGGGTTCATCGGCGAGCCGCGGGTGAACGTCCTCGAGCTGAACGTCGCGCTCAAGGATCTGGTGGCCCGGCGCTGA
- the kdpB gene encoding potassium-transporting ATPase subunit KdpB: MSTATPTRAPHSGVPTGHSSAEDRVGAGLFDPQQLLRSLPDAFRKLDPRVMVKSPVMFVVLVGSVLTTAFSCQNPGDWFGWAISAWLWLTVIFANLAEAVAEGRGKAQADTLRKAKTDTVARRLLGDGAEERIPGTGLTIGDLVVCEAGDVIPGDGDVVEGVASVDESAITGESAPVIRESGGDRSAVTGGTKVLSDRIVIRITTKPGETFIDRMINLVEGAARQKTPNEIALNILLASLTIVFLLACATLPPFADYAGTHLTMVVLVALLVCLIPTTIGALLSAIGIAGMDRLVQRNVLAMSGRAVEAAGDVSTLLLDKTGTITLGNRQAAEFLPVRGTTEAEVADAAQLSSLADETPEGRSVVVLAKEKYGLRERHQGELVGAEWIEFTAQTRMSGVDVGERKIRKGAAGSVIAWVRERGGTVAEDADGLAQQISAAGGTPLLVAVQDDKGAHVLGVIHLKDVVKEGMRERFDELRRMGIKTVMITGDNPLTAKAIAEEAGVDDFLAEATPEDKMALIKREQAGGKLVAMTGDGTNDAPALAQADVGVAMNTGTSAAKEAGNMVDLDSNPTKLIEIVEIGKQLLITRGALTTFSIANDVAKYFAIIPALFAAVYPGLDRLNIMQLSSPDSAILSAVIFNALIIIALVPLALRGVRYRPMSADRMLRRNLGIYGLGGLIAPFIGIKIIDILISLIPGIG; encoded by the coding sequence ATGTCCACTGCCACTCCGACCAGGGCGCCGCACAGCGGCGTTCCCACCGGGCACAGCTCGGCCGAGGACCGTGTCGGCGCGGGCCTCTTCGACCCCCAGCAGCTGCTGCGGTCGCTACCGGACGCCTTCCGCAAGCTGGATCCGCGGGTGATGGTGAAGTCGCCCGTGATGTTCGTCGTGCTGGTCGGGTCCGTACTGACCACCGCGTTCTCGTGTCAGAACCCGGGCGACTGGTTCGGCTGGGCGATCAGCGCCTGGCTGTGGCTGACCGTGATCTTCGCCAATCTGGCGGAGGCGGTCGCCGAGGGCCGTGGCAAGGCGCAGGCCGACACCCTGCGCAAGGCCAAGACCGACACCGTCGCGCGCCGGCTGCTGGGGGACGGCGCGGAGGAGCGGATCCCCGGCACCGGGCTGACCATCGGTGACCTGGTGGTCTGCGAGGCCGGCGATGTCATCCCCGGCGACGGCGATGTCGTCGAGGGCGTCGCCTCGGTCGACGAGTCGGCGATCACCGGCGAGTCGGCTCCGGTCATCCGCGAGTCCGGTGGCGACCGTTCGGCCGTGACCGGTGGCACGAAGGTGCTCTCCGACCGCATCGTCATCAGGATCACCACCAAGCCCGGCGAGACCTTCATCGACCGGATGATCAACCTGGTGGAGGGCGCCGCACGGCAGAAGACTCCCAACGAGATCGCGCTGAACATCCTGCTCGCCTCGCTGACCATCGTCTTCCTGCTCGCCTGCGCCACACTGCCGCCGTTCGCGGATTACGCGGGCACGCATCTGACGATGGTGGTGCTGGTGGCGCTGCTGGTCTGTCTGATCCCGACGACGATCGGCGCGCTGCTGTCGGCGATCGGCATCGCGGGCATGGACCGGCTGGTGCAGCGCAATGTGCTGGCGATGTCGGGCCGGGCGGTCGAGGCCGCCGGTGATGTCTCCACGCTGCTGCTGGACAAGACCGGCACCATCACCCTGGGCAACCGGCAGGCGGCGGAGTTCCTGCCGGTGCGCGGCACCACCGAGGCCGAGGTCGCGGACGCCGCCCAGCTGTCCTCGCTGGCCGACGAGACCCCCGAGGGCCGGTCCGTCGTCGTCCTGGCGAAGGAGAAGTACGGGCTGCGCGAGCGCCACCAGGGCGAGCTGGTGGGGGCCGAGTGGATCGAGTTCACCGCGCAGACCCGGATGTCGGGTGTGGACGTCGGCGAGCGGAAGATCCGCAAGGGGGCGGCCGGTTCGGTCATCGCCTGGGTCCGGGAGCGGGGCGGTACGGTCGCCGAGGACGCGGACGGGCTCGCCCAACAGATCTCCGCGGCCGGTGGCACCCCGCTGCTGGTGGCCGTCCAGGACGACAAGGGCGCTCATGTGCTGGGCGTCATCCACCTCAAGGACGTGGTCAAGGAGGGCATGCGGGAGCGGTTCGACGAGCTGCGCCGCATGGGCATCAAGACCGTCATGATCACGGGTGACAACCCGCTGACGGCCAAGGCGATAGCCGAGGAGGCGGGCGTCGACGACTTCCTCGCCGAGGCCACGCCCGAGGACAAGATGGCCCTGATCAAGCGGGAGCAGGCGGGCGGCAAGCTGGTCGCGATGACCGGCGACGGCACCAACGACGCCCCGGCGCTGGCGCAGGCGGACGTCGGGGTGGCGATGAACACGGGGACGTCGGCCGCCAAGGAGGCCGGCAACATGGTCGACCTCGACTCCAACCCGACCAAGCTGATCGAGATCGTGGAGATCGGCAAGCAGTTGCTGATCACCCGGGGTGCGCTGACCACCTTCTCCATCGCCAACGATGTCGCGAAGTACTTCGCGATCATCCCGGCGCTGTTCGCGGCGGTCTACCCGGGCCTGGACAGGCTGAACATCATGCAGCTGTCCTCGCCGGACTCGGCGATCCTGTCCGCGGTCATCTTCAACGCGCTGATCATCATCGCGCTGGTGCCGCTCGCCCTGCGGGGGGTGCGCTACCGGCCGATGAGCGCGGACCGGATGCTGCGGCGCAACCTCGGGATCTACGGTCTCGGCGGCCTGATCGCGCCCTTCATCGGCATCAAGATCATCGACATCCTCATCTCCCTCATCCCCGGGATCGGCTGA